A genome region from Synchiropus splendidus isolate RoL2022-P1 chromosome 5, RoL_Sspl_1.0, whole genome shotgun sequence includes the following:
- the LOC128759244 gene encoding homeodomain-interacting protein kinase 2-like isoform X1: MAAASTNQPDKKEIQKGSVLASCYEVQACLGEGAFGMVIKCYNTASRSQVAIKIIKQDPDHYRNAEKEIKILKELQILDPDQSSVVKWMGFFLHQDLICMEFELLDISLSMFMERRQFKPLSLDEVRPIVNQLSMALFYLMSIKIIHRDIKPDNIMVVDHKKAPVLVKLIDFGMASKVVDVCSCVVQTLWYRAPEVLLCGCYTESIDMWSLGLVAAELALGFVVFPAEDTYDMMKFIVESLGLPPKDTLHRGESTHIFFNVNNSSPERTWTLKTPAEIAKEFQHQFRDTRYVPFVSLEALLFSRISFASLNDTCNFVDLVMNMLMVDDNERIKPLDVLKHPFLYLEQYVDQEKYQNGEGGASVMTADIPQNMVGDTAFVEKGVTRVDVMGRKEVEELKKSVILSLETFLTDIQSERENNSLLGKEIKSMTASQLEMNLRWETLEEQAVVFQKRIHIAMKSQEEQQSKGHLRG, encoded by the exons ATGGCTGCAGCATCAACTAACCAGCCAG ATAAAAAGGAGATTCAAAAAGGATCCGTTTTGGCTTCTTGCTATGAGGTGCAGGCTTGTCTCGGCGAGGGAGCCTTTGGCATGGTGATCAAGTGTTACAACACCGCATCCAGATCACAGGTGGCCATAAAAATCATCAAACAAGACCCTGATCATTACAGAAACGCTGAGAAGGAG ATAAAGATTCTCAAAGAGCTGCAGATTCTGGACCCTGACCAAAGCTCAGTGGTCAAATGGATGGGCTTCTTTCTGCATCAGGATTTAATTTGTATGGAGTTTGAGCTTCTAGACATAAGCTTGTCCATGTTCATGGAGAGGAGGCAGTTCAAGCCTCTGTCGTTGGATGAAGTCCGGCCGATTGTGAATCAG CTCTCCATGGCACTGTTCTACCTTATGAGCATTAAAATCATTCACAGAGACATCAAGCCCGATAACATAATGGTGGTGGACCACAAAAAGGCGCCGGTGCTGGTCAAGCTTATAGACTTCGGCATGGCCAGCAAAGTGGTGGATGTTTGCTCCTGTGTTGTGCAGACGCTCTGGTACAG gGCCCCAGAGGTCTTGCTGTGTGGCTGCTACACAGAGTCCATTGATATGTGGTCTCTTGGTTTGGTCGCTGCTGAGCTTGCTCTTGGCTTTGTAGTGTTTCCAGCAGAGGACACATACGACATG ATGAAATTCATTGTGGAATCTTTGGGTCTGCCTCCAAAAGACACACTCCACCGTGGTGAATCAACACATATCTTCTTCAATGTGAACAACAGCAGCCCTGAGCGCACCTGGACACTTAAG ACTCCTGCAGAAATCGCCAAAGAGTTCCAGCACCAGTTCAGAGACACAAGATATGTCCCCTTCGTTTCACTGGAGGCTCTGTTGTTCTCAAGGATTTCTTTTGCTTCCTTGAATGACACCTGTAATTTTGTGGACCTGGTGATGAACATGCTCATGGTTGATGATAATGAGCGTATAAAACCCCTTGATGTGCTAAAACATCCTTTCTTGTATCTGGAACAGTATGTTGACCAAGAAAAATACcaaaatggtgaaggaggagcctCAGTAATGACAGCTGATATTCCCCAAAATATGGTGGGAGACACAGCTTTTGTGGAGAAAGGTGTAACCAGGGTGGACGTGATGGGCAGGAAAGAGGTggaggaactgaaaaagtctgtTATCTTGAGCCTGGAGACTTTCCTCACGGACATCCAGTCTGAACGGGAAAATAACTCACTGCTTGGTAAGGAAATAAAGAGTATGACTGCTTCACAACTGGAAATGAACCTTCGGTGGGAGACTCTTGAAGAGCAAGCTGTCGTCTTCCAAAAAAGAATTCACATTGCAATGAAATCCCAGGAGGAACAGCAAAGCAAAGGACACCTTCGTGGATGA
- the LOC128759244 gene encoding homeodomain-interacting protein kinase 2-like isoform X2, with protein MVIKCYNTASRSQVAIKIIKQDPDHYRNAEKEIKILKELQILDPDQSSVVKWMGFFLHQDLICMEFELLDISLSMFMERRQFKPLSLDEVRPIVNQLSMALFYLMSIKIIHRDIKPDNIMVVDHKKAPVLVKLIDFGMASKVVDVCSCVVQTLWYRAPEVLLCGCYTESIDMWSLGLVAAELALGFVVFPAEDTYDMMKFIVESLGLPPKDTLHRGESTHIFFNVNNSSPERTWTLKTPAEIAKEFQHQFRDTRYVPFVSLEALLFSRISFASLNDTCNFVDLVMNMLMVDDNERIKPLDVLKHPFLYLEQYVDQEKYQNGEGGASVMTADIPQNMVGDTAFVEKGVTRVDVMGRKEVEELKKSVILSLETFLTDIQSERENNSLLGKEIKSMTASQLEMNLRWETLEEQAVVFQKRIHIAMKSQEEQQSKGHLRG; from the exons ATGGTGATCAAGTGTTACAACACCGCATCCAGATCACAGGTGGCCATAAAAATCATCAAACAAGACCCTGATCATTACAGAAACGCTGAGAAGGAG ATAAAGATTCTCAAAGAGCTGCAGATTCTGGACCCTGACCAAAGCTCAGTGGTCAAATGGATGGGCTTCTTTCTGCATCAGGATTTAATTTGTATGGAGTTTGAGCTTCTAGACATAAGCTTGTCCATGTTCATGGAGAGGAGGCAGTTCAAGCCTCTGTCGTTGGATGAAGTCCGGCCGATTGTGAATCAG CTCTCCATGGCACTGTTCTACCTTATGAGCATTAAAATCATTCACAGAGACATCAAGCCCGATAACATAATGGTGGTGGACCACAAAAAGGCGCCGGTGCTGGTCAAGCTTATAGACTTCGGCATGGCCAGCAAAGTGGTGGATGTTTGCTCCTGTGTTGTGCAGACGCTCTGGTACAG gGCCCCAGAGGTCTTGCTGTGTGGCTGCTACACAGAGTCCATTGATATGTGGTCTCTTGGTTTGGTCGCTGCTGAGCTTGCTCTTGGCTTTGTAGTGTTTCCAGCAGAGGACACATACGACATG ATGAAATTCATTGTGGAATCTTTGGGTCTGCCTCCAAAAGACACACTCCACCGTGGTGAATCAACACATATCTTCTTCAATGTGAACAACAGCAGCCCTGAGCGCACCTGGACACTTAAG ACTCCTGCAGAAATCGCCAAAGAGTTCCAGCACCAGTTCAGAGACACAAGATATGTCCCCTTCGTTTCACTGGAGGCTCTGTTGTTCTCAAGGATTTCTTTTGCTTCCTTGAATGACACCTGTAATTTTGTGGACCTGGTGATGAACATGCTCATGGTTGATGATAATGAGCGTATAAAACCCCTTGATGTGCTAAAACATCCTTTCTTGTATCTGGAACAGTATGTTGACCAAGAAAAATACcaaaatggtgaaggaggagcctCAGTAATGACAGCTGATATTCCCCAAAATATGGTGGGAGACACAGCTTTTGTGGAGAAAGGTGTAACCAGGGTGGACGTGATGGGCAGGAAAGAGGTggaggaactgaaaaagtctgtTATCTTGAGCCTGGAGACTTTCCTCACGGACATCCAGTCTGAACGGGAAAATAACTCACTGCTTGGTAAGGAAATAAAGAGTATGACTGCTTCACAACTGGAAATGAACCTTCGGTGGGAGACTCTTGAAGAGCAAGCTGTCGTCTTCCAAAAAAGAATTCACATTGCAATGAAATCCCAGGAGGAACAGCAAAGCAAAGGACACCTTCGTGGATGA
- the LOC128759244 gene encoding homeodomain-interacting protein kinase 2-like isoform X3: MGFFLHQDLICMEFELLDISLSMFMERRQFKPLSLDEVRPIVNQLSMALFYLMSIKIIHRDIKPDNIMVVDHKKAPVLVKLIDFGMASKVVDVCSCVVQTLWYRAPEVLLCGCYTESIDMWSLGLVAAELALGFVVFPAEDTYDMMKFIVESLGLPPKDTLHRGESTHIFFNVNNSSPERTWTLKTPAEIAKEFQHQFRDTRYVPFVSLEALLFSRISFASLNDTCNFVDLVMNMLMVDDNERIKPLDVLKHPFLYLEQYVDQEKYQNGEGGASVMTADIPQNMVGDTAFVEKGVTRVDVMGRKEVEELKKSVILSLETFLTDIQSERENNSLLGKEIKSMTASQLEMNLRWETLEEQAVVFQKRIHIAMKSQEEQQSKGHLRG; the protein is encoded by the exons ATGGGCTTCTTTCTGCATCAGGATTTAATTTGTATGGAGTTTGAGCTTCTAGACATAAGCTTGTCCATGTTCATGGAGAGGAGGCAGTTCAAGCCTCTGTCGTTGGATGAAGTCCGGCCGATTGTGAATCAG CTCTCCATGGCACTGTTCTACCTTATGAGCATTAAAATCATTCACAGAGACATCAAGCCCGATAACATAATGGTGGTGGACCACAAAAAGGCGCCGGTGCTGGTCAAGCTTATAGACTTCGGCATGGCCAGCAAAGTGGTGGATGTTTGCTCCTGTGTTGTGCAGACGCTCTGGTACAG gGCCCCAGAGGTCTTGCTGTGTGGCTGCTACACAGAGTCCATTGATATGTGGTCTCTTGGTTTGGTCGCTGCTGAGCTTGCTCTTGGCTTTGTAGTGTTTCCAGCAGAGGACACATACGACATG ATGAAATTCATTGTGGAATCTTTGGGTCTGCCTCCAAAAGACACACTCCACCGTGGTGAATCAACACATATCTTCTTCAATGTGAACAACAGCAGCCCTGAGCGCACCTGGACACTTAAG ACTCCTGCAGAAATCGCCAAAGAGTTCCAGCACCAGTTCAGAGACACAAGATATGTCCCCTTCGTTTCACTGGAGGCTCTGTTGTTCTCAAGGATTTCTTTTGCTTCCTTGAATGACACCTGTAATTTTGTGGACCTGGTGATGAACATGCTCATGGTTGATGATAATGAGCGTATAAAACCCCTTGATGTGCTAAAACATCCTTTCTTGTATCTGGAACAGTATGTTGACCAAGAAAAATACcaaaatggtgaaggaggagcctCAGTAATGACAGCTGATATTCCCCAAAATATGGTGGGAGACACAGCTTTTGTGGAGAAAGGTGTAACCAGGGTGGACGTGATGGGCAGGAAAGAGGTggaggaactgaaaaagtctgtTATCTTGAGCCTGGAGACTTTCCTCACGGACATCCAGTCTGAACGGGAAAATAACTCACTGCTTGGTAAGGAAATAAAGAGTATGACTGCTTCACAACTGGAAATGAACCTTCGGTGGGAGACTCTTGAAGAGCAAGCTGTCGTCTTCCAAAAAAGAATTCACATTGCAATGAAATCCCAGGAGGAACAGCAAAGCAAAGGACACCTTCGTGGATGA